The following DNA comes from Phytohabitans rumicis.
TCGCGGCCGGCGTCGACCCGACCGTCGACCTCATCCCGGTCGCCCCGGCCGCGCACTACGCGTCCGGCGGCGTCCGCACGGACCTGCACGGCCGCAGTTCCATCCCGCAGCTGTACGCCTGCGGCGAGGTGGCCTGCACGGGCGTACATGGCGCCAACCGGCTGGCCAGCAACTCGCTGCTGGAGGGGCTGGTGTTCGCCCGGCGCATCGCCGAGGACATCGCCCGCGACCTGCCACCCCAGGCGGATCCGGTGTCCACATCGGCCGGTGGCGGCTGGGTGGTCGACGAGCAGGTGCGCACCCCGCTGCAGGGCGCGATGACGCGCGGGGCGGGCGTGCTGCGCTCGGCCGGCTCGCTCGCCGAGGCCGCGACCGCGTTGACCGCGCTGGGCGGCACCCGGGGGCTCCCCGCACGGCGAGCTGGGAGGCCACCAACCTGATGACCGTCGCCGCCGCCCTGGTCGCCGCCGCGTACGCCCGGCAGGAGACCCGCGGCTGCCACTGGCGGGAGGACTTTCCGCTCGCCGACGAGCGGTGGCTCGGCCACCTCCTCGGCGGGATCGGGCCGGACGGCATGGTCACCGAGGCGTGGGAGCACCTATGAACGCGGACATCGTTGTGGCGTTGACCGGGGCCGGGCTCGACCCGGTCGAGGTGGAGCGGATCGTGCGTACCGCCCTCGACGAGGACCTCGGGCCGTCCCGGCTCGACGTCACGAGCGTGGCGACGATCCCGGACGACCAGGCGGACACCGCCGACCTGGTGGCGCGCGCCGACGGGGTCTTGGCGGGCTTGGCGGTCGCCGCCGCGGTCTTCGATCAGGTGTCTCCGCGTACCAAATGGAAGGACAAGGCCCGGGACGGCGAGCGCGTGGCGCGCGGAGACGTGCTGGCCACGGTGACCGGCCCGACCCGAGCCCTGCTCACCGCGGAGCGCACCGCGCTCAACCTGCTGTGCCGGATGTCCGGCGTCGCGACCCACACGCGGGCCTGGGCCGACGCGCTCGCCGGCAGCAAGACCACCGTGCTGGACACCCGCAAGACCACGCCGGGCCTGCGGATCCTGGAGAAGTACGCGGTCCGGGCCGGCGGCGGCACCAACAAGCGCATGGGCCTGTACGACGTCGCCATGATCAAGGACAACCACAAGCTGGCGGCCGGCGGGCTGACGGCCGCGTACCGGCGGGTGCGGGAGAGCTTCCCCGACGTGGCGGTGCAGGTCGAGGTCACCACCGTGGCCGAGGCGGTGGAGTCGGTCGAGGCCGGCGCGACGTTCCTGCTCTGCGACAACATGTCGCCGGCGCTGCTGCGCGAGGTGGTCGCGGCGGTCGGCGACCGTGCGGAGCTGGAGGCGACCGGCGGGTTGACCTTGGAGGTGGCGCCGGAGTACGCGGCGACGGGCGTTGACTACCTGTCGGTAGGTGCCCTGACACACTCCTCGCCTATCTTGGATATCGCCCTGGACCTGCGCCCATAAGAGGTAGCGCGTGCTGCTCTGCATCGACATCGGCAACACCAACACGGTGCTCGCGACCTTCGACGGCGAGAAGCTGATCCACTCTTGGCGGATCAAGACGGACGCCCGGTCCACGGCCGACGAGCTGGGGCTGAAGCTGCGCGGGCTGCTGGCCGGCGACGCGGTGGAGATCACCGGAGTGGCGGCCTGCTCGACCGTGCCGGCGGCGCTGCGGTCGCTGCGCACCATGCTGGCCCGGTACTACGGCGAAACGCCGAGCGTGATCGTCGAGCCGGGGGTGAAGACCGGCGTGCAGCTCGCGATCGACAACCCCAAGGAGGTCGGCTCCGACCGGGTGGTCAACACGCTGGCCGCGTACACCATCTACGGGGGGCCGTCGATCGTGGTCGACTTCGGCACCACCACGAACTTCGACGTGATCAGCGCGCGCGGTGAGTTCCTCGGCGGCGCGTTCGCGCCCGGGATCGAGATCTCGTTCGACGCGCTGGCGGCGCGGGCCGCGCAGCTGCGCAAGGTGGAGCCCACCCGGCCTCGCTCGGTGATCGGCAAGAACACGGTGGAGTGCCTGCAGTCCGGCATGTACTTCGGCTTCGCCGGGCAGGTCGACCGGATCGTGGAGCGGATGGCCGAGGAGCTGGGGCCGCTGCGCGCGGTGATCGCCACCGGCGGGCTGGCCCCGGTCGTGATCGGCGAGTGCCGCACGATCACCCACCACGAGCCGATGATCACGCTGATCGGCCTGCGGATGGTCTACGAGCGCAACACCCCGGCCCTGTAGACGAGCACCCGGTACGGCACCTCGAACGTCTCCCGCCCGGCCAGGTCGGGGTGCGTGGCGGTGAGGTCCCGCACCCCCGCGTCGATCTCGGCTTGGCGCTCCGGCGGCGCGGTGAGGTGGTACGAGCGGGTCGCCACCATGGCGAGCAGGCTGTCCGGGGTGTGCACCGTCCGGTGCGCGAACTCCGCGTACTCGACCGGGCCGAAGATCGAGTCGGGCAGGGCCAGCGAGGGCGCCGGGTCGAACCGGTCGTGGGTGATCCGGCTCAGCTCGGCGACCCAGGGCTCGCGGTCGTCGCGGTGGTTCCAGATGGCCGCGAAGTGCCCACCCGGCCGCAGCAGCCGGGCGATCTCCGGGTGCGCCCGGTCCTGGTCGAACCAGTGGTACGCCTGCCCGGCCACCACCGCGTCCGCGTCCGCGTCGGGCAGCGGCACCGCCTCGGCGAAGCCGGCGACCGCCGCCGTTGCCTCGGTGGCGGCGGCGAGCTGGGCCCGCATGCCCGGATCCGGCTCCACGGGTACGACCTCGTAGCCCGCGGCGAGCAGGACGCGGGTCAGCTTGCCCGTACCGGCGCCGAGGTCGATCACCCGGCGGGGCGGCGGTCCGCCGACCGCCCAGCGCACCGCCTCGGCCGGGTAGGTGGGGCGGAACCGGTCGTACGCCGCCGCAGCGGCTCCGAAGGAAAGCGCCTGCGTCTGGTCGGCCACGGTGGGAAGGTTAGTACCCTCGTGACGAATCCTTCTCTTAGAAAGCTGTGCCGTGACTGAGTCGACCCCCGCCGCCGTTGACCCCGCCGAGGACCTCCCCGAGCAGATGCGGGTACGCCGGTCAAAGCGGGACCGGATGCTCGCTGACGGGGTGGAGCCGTACCCCCTGGGCTTCCCCCGTACGACCTCGCTCGCCCAATTGCGGGAGGCGTACGCCGAGCTGGCCACCGACACCGCCACGGGCGACAAGGTGGCGGTCACCGGCCGAGTGATCTTCATTCGCAACAGCGGCAAGCTGTGTTTCGCGACACTCCGCGACGGCGACGGCACCGAGTTGCAGGCGATGCTCTCCCTGGACAAGGTGGGCGCCGAGCGGCTGGAGGACTGGAAGCGCCTGGTCGACCTCGGCGACCTCGTCGGGGTCGAGGGTGAGGTGATCACCAGCCGCCGGGGCGAGCTGTCCGTGCTGGCCGACTCCTGGACGATGACCGCCAAGGCGCTGCGCCCGCTGCCGGTGGCCCACCGGCCGCTGAGCGAGGAGGCCCGGGTCCGCCAGCGGTACGTCGATCTGATCGTCCGGCCGCAGGCTCGCGACACGGTCCGTACGCGCTCCCGGGTGGTGCGCAGCCTCCGCGACTCCCTTCATGGGCGGGACTATCTGGAGGTCGAGACCCCGATGCTCCAGTTGCTGCACGGCGGTGCGGCGGCTCGACCTTTCGTAACTCACAGCAATGCGCTCGATACCGATCTGTATCTGCGAATCGCACCAGAGCTATTCCTGAAGCGCTGTGTGGTTGGTGGGATCGAGCGGGTCTTCGAGATCAACCGCAACTTCCGGAATGAGGGAGTTGACTCTTCGCACTCTCCCGAGTTTGCGATGCTCGAGGTGTACCGCGCCTACGGTGACTACAACACGATGGCCAGCCTGACCCGGGAACTGGTACAGGAGGCTGCGCAAGCGACCTTTGGGTCCAATGTTGTTACGCACGCCGACGGCACCGAGTACGACCTAGGCGGTCAGTGGCGCTCCGTGACCCTCTACGGCGCACTTTCCGAGGCGCTCGGTGAGGAGGTAACGGTGCGTACAGACATGGCGCGGCTGGTCCAGTACGCCGAGAAGCACAATCTGCCCGTGTCGCCCAAGTGGGGGCCTGGCAAACTCGCCGAGGAACTCTTCGAGGAGCTCGTCGTTGCAAACCTCACGGCGCCCACGTTCGTGCGGGACTACCCCGAGGAGACCTCGCCGCTGACACGTGGCCACCGGGAAGAGTCCGGCCTGACCGAGAAGTGGGACCTCTACATCTTCGGCTTCGAGCTGGCCACCGCGTACTCGGAGCTGGTCGACCCCGTTGTGCAGCGGGAACGCCTCGTCAAGCAGGCCCAGTTGGCGGCGAAGGGTGACGACGAGGCGATGCGCTTGGACGAAGACTTCCTCCGGGCCATGGAGTACGGAATGCCGCCGTCCGGCGGGATGGGAATGGGAATCGACCGGCTCCTGATGGCGCTCACCGGCCTCGGTATTCGGGAAACCATCCTCTTCCCGCTGGTTCGACCTGAGTGATTTCTTCGATCCTATTGACGGCTGGAGCGTCTTCCAAGCTATTGTTCTCTTGTTTGCGGGAGGGAACCTGCTCGGAAGGATAACGGCCCGTGGCCAAGCAGATCATTCACAAGTTGGTCGACGACCTGGACGGCGGCGACGCCGACGAGACCGTCAAGTTCTCGCTTGACGGCGTTCAGTACGAGATCGACCTGTCCAAGAAGAACGCCGACAAATTGCGTGAGGCTATCGCCCCATACGCGGCTGCCGGCTCAAAGATCGGACGGGGTGGCGTCGTCATCGGCGGTCGCGCAGCCCGGGGGCGTGGCGGCGCCGCAGCTGATCGCGAGCAGAACAAGGCGATCCGCGCTTGGGCGAAGAAGGAAGGCAAGGAGATCTCCGACCGGGGCCGGATCCCACAGGAGATCGTTGACGAGTACCACGCGAAGGCGGGGCGCTGAGCCCTGGCTCCGTGATCGGACCCGGCACGGGCCCGTGGCGCAGCGCGCCGCGGGCCCGCCCGCGTTTTCCACAGCCTGTGGACGGCGGGTCGGGGACGCTGTGGATTTCGCTCTCCGCGTACAGGCCGGGCCCGGGGAACACCCCAACAGCGTGCACAGTTGGGGAAAAGGTCGCGGACGTGGGCTAGTCCGGCACGCAGGGCATCAGCAGAGTCGGTCCGCGGCGATAGAGTAAGGGCACGGGCGTCCCGACGGGGCGTCCCCGGCGCTGGCCCCGCCAAGATCATGGCGCACGGCACGTGAGGAGCACGAGGGCATGTTCGAGCGGTTCACCGACCGAGCGCGACGGGTTGTCGTCCTGGCTCAGGAAGAAGCCCGGATGCTCAACCACAACTACATCGGCACGGAGCACATCCTGCTGGGCCTTATCCATGAGGGTGAGGGCGTGGCGGCGAAGGCCCTGGAGAGTTTGGGTATCTCCTTGGAGGGCGTCCGTCAGCAGGTCGAGGAGATTATCGGCCAGGGTCAGCAGGCGCCGAGCGGGCACATCCCGTTCACGCCGCGGGCCAAGAAGGTGCTGGAGTTGTCGCTGCGCGAGGCGTTGCAGCTCGGGCACAACTACATCGGTACGGAGCACATCCTCCTTGGTCTTATCCGGGAGGGTGAGGGCGTGGCGGCCCAGGTGCTGGTCAAGCTGGGTGCCGACCTCAACCGGGTGCGCCAGCAGGTGATCCAGCTCCTGTCCGGCTACCAGGGCAAGGAGCCGGCCGCGGCCGGTGCGGCGGCGGGCGAGGCCGCGCCGTCGACGTCGCTGGTGCTGGACCAGTTCGGTCGCAACCTGACCCAGGCTGCCCGCGAGGGCAAGCTCGACCCGGTCATCGGGCGGGAAAAGGAAATCGAGCGGGTAATGCAGGTGCTCTCCCGCCGTACCAAGAACAACCCGGTCCTGATCGGTGAGCCCGGCGTCGGCAAGACCGCCGTGGTCGAGGGGCTGTCCCAGCGGATCATCAAGGGCGAGGTGCCCGAGACGCTCAAGGACAAGCAGCTCTACACGCTCGACCTGGGCGCGCTGGTGGCCGGCTCCCGCTACCGCGGTGACTTCGAGGAGCGCCTGAAGAAGGTGCTTAAGGAGATCCGCACCCGGGGCGACATCATCCTGTTCATCGACGAGATTCACACCCTGGTCGGCGCCGGCGCCGCCGAGGGCGCGATCGACGCGGCGAGCATCCTCAAGCCGATGCTGGCCCGCGGCGAGCTGCAGACCATCGGCGCGACGACGCTCGACGAGTACCGCAAGCACCTCGAGAAGGACGCCGCGCTGGAGCGGCGCTTCCAGCCGATCCAGGTGGGTGAGCCCTCGCTGGCGCACACCATTGAGATCCTCAAGGGGTTGCGTGATCGCTACGAGGCGCACCACCGGGTCTCGATCACCGACGCGGCGCTGGTGGCGGCGGCGACCCTTGCCGACCGCTACATCTCGGACCGGTTCCTGCCGGACAAGGCGATCGACCTGATCGACGAGGCCGGTGCCCGGATGCGGATCCGCCGGATGACCGCGCCGCCGGACCTGCGCGACTTCGACGAGCGGATCGCCCAGGTCCGTCGCGACAAGGAGTCCGCGATCGACGCGCAGGACTTCGAGCGGGCCGCGCAGCTGCGGGACAAGGAAAAGCAGCTGTTGGGGCAGAAGGCGCAGCGGGAAAAGGAGTGGAAGGCCGGCGACCTGGACGTCGTGTCCGAAGTGGACGACGAGCAGATCGCTGAGGTCCTGGCGAACTGGACCGGGATCCCGGTGTACAAGCTGACCGAGGAGGAGACGTCCCGGCTGCTGCGGATGGAGGACGAGCTGCACAAGCGGGTCGTCGGCCAGGAAGACGCGGTCAAGGCGGTCTCCAAGGCGATCCGGCGTACCCGGGCCGGTCTGAAGGACCCGAAGCGGCCGTCCGGCTCGTTCATCTTCGCCGGTCCGTCCGGGGTGGGTAAGACCGAGCTGTCCAAGGCGCTGGCGGAGTTCCTGTTCGGTAGCGAGGACGCGCTGATCCAGCTGGACATGTCCGAGTTCCACGACCGGTACACGGTGTCCCGGCTGGTCGGTGCCCCGCCCGGGTACGTCGGTTACGACGAGGGTGGCCAGCTGACCGAGAAGGTGCGCCGGCGGCCGTTCTCGGTGGTCCTGTTCGACGAGATCGAAAAGGCCCACCCGGACGTGTTCAACACCCTGCTGCAGATCCTGGAAGACGGTCGGCTCACCGACGGTCAGGGCCGCATCGTGGACTTCAAGAACACGGTGATCATCCTGACCACCAACCTGGGCACCCGCGACGTGGCCAAGGCCGTGTCGCTGGGCTTCCAGGCGTCGGAGGACTCCGAGTCCAACTACGAGCGGATGAAGCAGAAGGTCAACGACGAGCTCAAGCAGCACTTCCGTCCCGAGTTCCTGAACCGGATCGACGACACCATCGTCTTCCACCAGCTGCTCGAGCCGGAGATCCTGCAGATCGTCGACATCATGATCGCCCGGATCGAGGCGCAGCTCCGCAACAAGGACATGAGCATGGAGCTGACCGACAACGCCAAGAAGTACCTGGCGAAGAAGGGCTTCGACCCCGTTCTCGGTGCCCGGCCGCTGCGCCGCACCATCCAGCGGGACATCGAAGACAACCTGTCCGAGCGGATCCTGTTCAACGAGCTGAAGGCCGGCCAGATCGTGGTCGTCGACTGCGAAGGCAACCCGGATGACATCGACAAGTCGAAGCTCGTCTTCCGGGGCGCCGAAAAGCCGGTAGCTGTCCCCGACGCGGTCCCAGCCGACCTGGGCTCCGCCGCCGAGACGGCCGAGTAAGGGCACGACCAGTCCTTGATCAGGGCGTCCCTCATGCTGTTAGAGCAGCGTGAGGGACGCCCTGATCATTGAGCGGGTAGGGCGTACGAGCGCTCGCCAAACGGCATCACCAGGCCGTCGTCCAGCAGGCTCCGCAGGGCGCGGGCGCGTTGCACGTCGTCCGCCCACACCAGATCCAGCCGCTGCGCCGGCACCGGGCCGTGCGCCTCCCGGAGGACGGCCAGCAGCAGCCCGCGTACCTGCCGGTCGGTGCCCGCGTACTGCTGCGGGCGGCGGCTCGGTCCCTCGGCGGGCGGGTGCCCGTTCGCCCGCCAGGCGCACACCTCGACCACCGGGCACTGCGTGCAGCTGGGCGATCGGGCGGTGCACACCAGCGCGCCCAGCTCCATGAACGCCGCGCTCGCCCGAGCCGCCCGAGCCGGCTCGGCGGGGAGCAACGCCTCGGTGTCCACCAGGTCAGCGGCCGTGGTGCTGGGGCCAGCATCGGCCGCGCCCCGGCTGGCCCGGGCGACGAACCGCCGTACGTTGGTGTCGACTACCGGCTGCCGCTGCCCGTACGCGAAGGCCGCGACCGCCCGAGCCGTGTACGCACCCACGCCCGGCAGCGCCAGCAGCTCGTCCAGATCGGCCGGCACCTGCCCACCGTGCCGCTCCACCACCGCCACCGCGCACTCGCGCAGCCGCAGCGCGCGCCGCGGGTAGCCGAGCCGGCCCCACATCCGGATCGCCTCGGCCGGGGTGTCCGCGGCCAGCGCGGCCGGCACCGGCCAGCGGCTCAGCCATGCGTGGTACGCCGGCAGCACCCGGGACACCGGCGTCTGCTGCAGCATGACCTCGCTGACCAGGATCGCCCACGCGGACGTGCCGGGCTCTCGCCAGGGCAGGTCGCGGGCGTTCTCGTCGTACCACCGGATGGCCGCGTCGGCCAGATTGGTCGTAGGCATGGCGGGTCGATCCTGCCACGCGAACCGGGTCGGGCAGACTTCCACCCGTGAGCGAGCTCGCTATCACCGTGATCGGCCATGACCGGCCCGGCATCGTCGCGGACGTCGCCGAGGCCCTCGCCCGGCTCGGCGCCAACCTGACCGACTCCACCATGACCCGGCTGCGCGGCCACTTCGCGTGGACGCTCGTCTGCACCGGCCCGGGCGCCGCCGAGGTCGAGGCCGAGCTGGCCCCGCTCGCCGCCGGCGGCCAACTGCTGGCGACGGTACGGGAGGTGCGGCCGGAGACCGAGGCGACCGCGGCCGGCGAGCCGTACCTGATGAGCGTCCACGGCGCCGACCGGCTCGGCATCGTGGCCGCGGTCACCCGGGTGCTCGCCGAGGCCGGCGGCAACATCACCGACCTCACCACCCGGCTCAGCGGCCCGCTCTACGTACTCGTCGCCGAGG
Coding sequences within:
- a CDS encoding type III pantothenate kinase — encoded protein: MLLCIDIGNTNTVLATFDGEKLIHSWRIKTDARSTADELGLKLRGLLAGDAVEITGVAACSTVPAALRSLRTMLARYYGETPSVIVEPGVKTGVQLAIDNPKEVGSDRVVNTLAAYTIYGGPSIVVDFGTTTNFDVISARGEFLGGAFAPGIEISFDALAARAAQLRKVEPTRPRSVIGKNTVECLQSGMYFGFAGQVDRIVERMAEELGPLRAVIATGGLAPVVIGECRTITHHEPMITLIGLRMVYERNTPAL
- a CDS encoding class I SAM-dependent methyltransferase, translated to MADQTQALSFGAAAAAYDRFRPTYPAEAVRWAVGGPPPRRVIDLGAGTGKLTRVLLAAGYEVVPVEPDPGMRAQLAAATEATAAVAGFAEAVPLPDADADAVVAGQAYHWFDQDRAHPEIARLLRPGGHFAAIWNHRDDREPWVAELSRITHDRFDPAPSLALPDSIFGPVEYAEFAHRTVHTPDSLLAMVATRSYHLTAPPERQAEIDAGVRDLTATHPDLAGRETFEVPYRVLVYRAGVLRS
- a CDS encoding A/G-specific adenine glycosylase, which translates into the protein MPTTNLADAAIRWYDENARDLPWREPGTSAWAILVSEVMLQQTPVSRVLPAYHAWLSRWPVPAALAADTPAEAIRMWGRLGYPRRALRLRECAVAVVERHGGQVPADLDELLALPGVGAYTARAVAAFAYGQRQPVVDTNVRRFVARASRGAADAGPSTTAADLVDTEALLPAEPARAARASAAFMELGALVCTARSPSCTQCPVVEVCAWRANGHPPAEGPSRRPQQYAGTDRQVRGLLLAVLREAHGPVPAQRLDLVWADDVQRARALRSLLDDGLVMPFGERSYALPAQ
- the nadC gene encoding carboxylating nicotinate-nucleotide diphosphorylase codes for the protein MNADIVVALTGAGLDPVEVERIVRTALDEDLGPSRLDVTSVATIPDDQADTADLVARADGVLAGLAVAAAVFDQVSPRTKWKDKARDGERVARGDVLATVTGPTRALLTAERTALNLLCRMSGVATHTRAWADALAGSKTTVLDTRKTTPGLRILEKYAVRAGGGTNKRMGLYDVAMIKDNHKLAAGGLTAAYRRVRESFPDVAVQVEVTTVAEAVESVEAGATFLLCDNMSPALLREVVAAVGDRAELEATGGLTLEVAPEYAATGVDYLSVGALTHSSPILDIALDLRP
- a CDS encoding ATP-dependent Clp protease ATP-binding subunit, with the translated sequence MFERFTDRARRVVVLAQEEARMLNHNYIGTEHILLGLIHEGEGVAAKALESLGISLEGVRQQVEEIIGQGQQAPSGHIPFTPRAKKVLELSLREALQLGHNYIGTEHILLGLIREGEGVAAQVLVKLGADLNRVRQQVIQLLSGYQGKEPAAAGAAAGEAAPSTSLVLDQFGRNLTQAAREGKLDPVIGREKEIERVMQVLSRRTKNNPVLIGEPGVGKTAVVEGLSQRIIKGEVPETLKDKQLYTLDLGALVAGSRYRGDFEERLKKVLKEIRTRGDIILFIDEIHTLVGAGAAEGAIDAASILKPMLARGELQTIGATTLDEYRKHLEKDAALERRFQPIQVGEPSLAHTIEILKGLRDRYEAHHRVSITDAALVAAATLADRYISDRFLPDKAIDLIDEAGARMRIRRMTAPPDLRDFDERIAQVRRDKESAIDAQDFERAAQLRDKEKQLLGQKAQREKEWKAGDLDVVSEVDDEQIAEVLANWTGIPVYKLTEEETSRLLRMEDELHKRVVGQEDAVKAVSKAIRRTRAGLKDPKRPSGSFIFAGPSGVGKTELSKALAEFLFGSEDALIQLDMSEFHDRYTVSRLVGAPPGYVGYDEGGQLTEKVRRRPFSVVLFDEIEKAHPDVFNTLLQILEDGRLTDGQGRIVDFKNTVIILTTNLGTRDVAKAVSLGFQASEDSESNYERMKQKVNDELKQHFRPEFLNRIDDTIVFHQLLEPEILQIVDIMIARIEAQLRNKDMSMELTDNAKKYLAKKGFDPVLGARPLRRTIQRDIEDNLSERILFNELKAGQIVVVDCEGNPDDIDKSKLVFRGAEKPVAVPDAVPADLGSAAETAE
- a CDS encoding histone-like nucleoid-structuring protein Lsr2, encoding MAKQIIHKLVDDLDGGDADETVKFSLDGVQYEIDLSKKNADKLREAIAPYAAAGSKIGRGGVVIGGRAARGRGGAAADREQNKAIRAWAKKEGKEISDRGRIPQEIVDEYHAKAGR
- a CDS encoding glycine cleavage system protein R encodes the protein MSELAITVIGHDRPGIVADVAEALARLGANLTDSTMTRLRGHFAWTLVCTGPGAAEVEAELAPLAAGGQLLATVREVRPETEATAAGEPYLMSVHGADRLGIVAAVTRVLAEAGGNITDLTTRLSGPLYVLVAEVDLPRGAAAGVSARLAEVAAGLNVEVTLRPAETDVL
- the lysS gene encoding lysine--tRNA ligase, with amino-acid sequence MRVRRSKRDRMLADGVEPYPLGFPRTTSLAQLREAYAELATDTATGDKVAVTGRVIFIRNSGKLCFATLRDGDGTELQAMLSLDKVGAERLEDWKRLVDLGDLVGVEGEVITSRRGELSVLADSWTMTAKALRPLPVAHRPLSEEARVRQRYVDLIVRPQARDTVRTRSRVVRSLRDSLHGRDYLEVETPMLQLLHGGAAARPFVTHSNALDTDLYLRIAPELFLKRCVVGGIERVFEINRNFRNEGVDSSHSPEFAMLEVYRAYGDYNTMASLTRELVQEAAQATFGSNVVTHADGTEYDLGGQWRSVTLYGALSEALGEEVTVRTDMARLVQYAEKHNLPVSPKWGPGKLAEELFEELVVANLTAPTFVRDYPEETSPLTRGHREESGLTEKWDLYIFGFELATAYSELVDPVVQRERLVKQAQLAAKGDDEAMRLDEDFLRAMEYGMPPSGGMGMGIDRLLMALTGLGIRETILFPLVRPE